In a single window of the Chondrocystis sp. NIES-4102 genome:
- a CDS encoding NHL repeat containing protein: MSLITSCNSTPSATTVSSNPQTTPNQILTQPLTSTPIKITLADLPAPYATESASKPPKVISVPANPVLNVPEGFKVNVFADNLPNVRWLTLTPEGDVLAVQSKQNKINLLQDKNQDGVAENRQIFGDRSNGLDQPLGMTFSQGSFYVANTGEVLRYNYQSGQLKLDGAGEKITQLTPGGYNQHWTRNIVTSPDGQKLYVSIGSKSNADTEELPRASIQVMNLDGSQRSTYAYGLRNPVGLDFHPVTGKLYTTVNERDQLGDDLVPDYFTQVKQGGFYGWPYAYLAPNLLDPRHLLGEQSTQPDLAAKTLTPDVLFQAHSAALGVQFYDQQKFPSKYHNGAFVAFRGSWNRDRGTGYKIVFIPFDKDNQPLGYYEDFLTGFLTNPDGPSAFARPVGLLVLPDGSLLLAEDGNGRIYRISYGN; the protein is encoded by the coding sequence ATGAGTTTAATAACTAGCTGTAATTCTACACCTTCAGCAACCACTGTCAGTTCTAACCCTCAGACTACACCTAATCAGATCCTCACCCAACCTTTAACCTCCACCCCAATTAAAATTACCCTGGCTGATTTACCAGCACCTTACGCCACAGAGTCTGCAAGTAAGCCTCCTAAAGTGATATCTGTACCTGCTAACCCCGTCTTAAATGTTCCCGAAGGGTTTAAAGTGAATGTTTTTGCCGATAATTTACCCAATGTTCGATGGCTAACATTAACTCCAGAAGGTGATGTATTAGCCGTTCAATCTAAACAAAATAAAATTAATTTACTGCAAGATAAAAACCAAGATGGAGTAGCAGAAAATAGACAAATATTTGGCGATCGCTCTAACGGTTTGGATCAGCCTTTAGGGATGACTTTTTCTCAGGGATCTTTTTATGTTGCTAATACAGGGGAAGTACTACGCTACAACTATCAGTCAGGACAATTAAAACTTGATGGTGCAGGGGAGAAGATCACCCAATTAACCCCAGGTGGCTATAATCAACATTGGACACGTAATATCGTTACCTCTCCCGATGGTCAAAAGCTCTACGTTTCTATAGGATCTAAATCCAATGCTGATACTGAAGAGTTACCCCGCGCTTCTATCCAGGTAATGAATTTAGATGGTTCACAACGTTCTACCTATGCTTACGGGTTACGTAACCCTGTGGGCTTAGATTTTCACCCAGTCACAGGCAAATTATATACTACAGTCAACGAAAGGGATCAGCTAGGAGATGATTTAGTTCCAGATTATTTTACCCAGGTCAAACAAGGCGGTTTTTATGGTTGGCCCTATGCCTATCTTGCTCCTAACCTCTTAGATCCTCGTCATCTGCTGGGTGAGCAAAGTACACAACCAGATCTAGCTGCTAAAACTTTGACCCCAGATGTCTTATTTCAAGCCCATTCTGCTGCTTTAGGAGTGCAATTTTACGATCAACAAAAATTTCCCAGTAAATATCATAATGGTGCATTTGTAGCCTTTCGGGGATCTTGGAATCGCGATCGCGGTACAGGTTATAAAATTGTCTTTATTCCCTTCGATAAAGATAACCAACCATTGGGATATTACGAAGATTTCTTAACAGGATTTTTAACTAATCCCGATGGGCCCAGTGCTTTTGCGCGTCCTGTTGGTCTTCTGGTTTTGCCTGATGGTAGTCTTCTCCTGGCTGAAGATGGCAATGGTCGTATTTATCGCATTAGCTATGGCAATTAG
- a CDS encoding lysyl-tRNA synthetase, which yields MAADNSQNQPQGGSNLDEIRATRIEKVAQIKELGLNPYAYKWENSHNAAQLQSKYVDLPAGEEIADSVAIAGRIVARRVFGKLAFFELQDETGKIQLYLDKKRINQTMSDLEGAFNHLKKLSDTGDILGVKGTVKRTDKGELSIYVSEFEILTKSLLPLPDQWYGLTDTEKRYRQRYVDLIVNPKVRETFRVRAKITAAIRRYLENKEFLEIETPVLQTEAGGADARPFVTYHNTLEMDLYLRIATELHLKRLIVGGFERVFELGRIFRNEGVSTRHNPEFTSIEVYQAYADYHDMMALTEDLISTVAQSVLETTKITYQGQEIDLTPPWRRVTMHQIVQDTVGVDFAQFTDFDSAKTAAKEAGINVPADCQTIGKLLNEAFEQKVETTLIQPTFITDYPVEISPLAKPHRDKPGLVERFELFIVGRETANSFSELTDPIDQRSRLEAQAAKKAAGDLEAQDIDEDFLAALEYGMPPTGGLGIGIDRLVMVLTDSPSIRDVIAFPLLKSNSTVIKEFDYDETRQILQIRFASGSIYNYADVPPTIYQELKSTSSVGQYFNSHIKDKFGFDRQV from the coding sequence ATGGCAGCAGATAATTCCCAAAACCAGCCTCAAGGAGGCTCAAACCTAGACGAAATTCGTGCAACTAGAATTGAAAAAGTAGCCCAGATTAAGGAATTGGGTTTAAATCCCTATGCTTATAAATGGGAGAATAGCCATAATGCTGCCCAGTTACAATCAAAATATGTAGATTTACCCGCAGGTGAAGAAATAGCCGATTCAGTGGCGATCGCAGGTAGAATTGTGGCTCGTCGTGTTTTTGGTAAGCTGGCTTTTTTTGAATTGCAAGATGAAACAGGGAAAATTCAGCTATACCTGGATAAAAAAAGAATTAATCAAACTATGTCCGACTTGGAAGGGGCATTTAATCACCTGAAAAAGTTATCGGATACTGGAGACATTTTAGGGGTAAAAGGTACTGTTAAAAGAACTGATAAAGGGGAACTTTCCATTTATGTAAGTGAGTTTGAAATTCTGACTAAATCTTTATTACCCCTGCCAGATCAATGGTATGGTTTAACTGATACTGAAAAACGCTATCGTCAGCGTTATGTGGACTTAATTGTCAATCCTAAAGTCAGAGAGACATTTCGTGTAAGAGCCAAAATCACTGCTGCTATACGACGCTATTTAGAGAATAAAGAGTTTTTGGAAATTGAAACCCCAGTTTTGCAAACCGAAGCTGGTGGCGCAGATGCTCGTCCATTTGTTACCTATCACAATACCTTGGAGATGGATTTATATCTCCGCATTGCTACCGAATTACACCTCAAAAGATTAATTGTCGGTGGGTTTGAACGGGTGTTTGAACTTGGTAGAATCTTTCGTAATGAAGGGGTATCAACTCGTCATAATCCTGAATTTACTTCCATCGAAGTTTATCAGGCATATGCAGACTATCACGATATGATGGCATTGACTGAGGATTTAATTAGTACCGTTGCCCAATCTGTTTTAGAGACAACTAAAATTACTTATCAAGGGCAAGAAATTGATTTAACTCCCCCTTGGCGAAGAGTCACTATGCACCAAATTGTACAGGATACTGTAGGTGTGGATTTTGCGCAGTTTACTGATTTTGATTCGGCAAAAACAGCAGCTAAAGAGGCAGGAATTAATGTACCTGCAGATTGTCAAACCATCGGTAAGTTACTGAATGAGGCTTTCGAGCAAAAAGTCGAGACAACCTTAATTCAACCAACTTTTATTACAGATTATCCTGTAGAAATATCCCCCTTAGCCAAACCTCACCGAGATAAGCCAGGCTTAGTAGAAAGGTTTGAATTATTCATCGTTGGCAGAGAAACCGCTAATAGTTTTTCCGAGTTAACTGATCCAATAGATCAAAGATCTAGATTAGAAGCACAAGCAGCCAAGAAAGCAGCAGGGGATTTAGAAGCCCAAGACATCGATGAGGACTTTTTAGCAGCTTTAGAATATGGAATGCCTCCCACTGGTGGTTTGGGTATTGGTATAGATCGTTTGGTGATGGTTTTAACTGATTCCCCTAGTATCCGTGACGTAATTGCTTTCCCTCTATTAAAAAGCAATAGCACTGTAATTAAAGAGTTTGATTATGATGAGACTCGTCAAATACTGCAAATTAGATTTGCTAGCGGTAGTATCTATAATTATGCCGATGTACCTCCCACTATTTATCAAGAATTAAAATCAACTAGTTCAGTTGGTCAATATTTTAATTCCCATATTAAGGATAAATTCGGTTTTGATCGCCAGGTTTAA
- the sodB gene encoding Mn-superoxide dismutase, whose product MAYELPSLPYDYKALEPLISQSTLEFHHDKHHATYVSKYNDAVKGTDLDDKSLEEVIKMTAGDQSKSGLFNNAAQAWNHSFYWQCMKPGGGGTPTGELAEKIEADFGSFEKFVEEFKNAGATQFGSGWAWLVLDNGTLKVTKTLNAENPLTSGQVPLLTMDVWEHAYYLDYQNKRPAYIDDFLGSLVNWDFVAENLAAA is encoded by the coding sequence ATGGCTTACGAATTACCATCTCTTCCATACGATTACAAGGCGTTAGAACCCTTAATTTCTCAAAGCACTTTGGAATTTCATCACGACAAACATCATGCTACTTATGTTAGTAAATATAATGATGCTGTCAAAGGTACAGATTTAGATGATAAATCCCTCGAAGAAGTCATTAAAATGACTGCGGGAGATCAAAGTAAAAGTGGACTATTCAATAATGCTGCTCAAGCATGGAATCATTCTTTTTATTGGCAATGTATGAAACCTGGTGGTGGTGGTACTCCTACAGGTGAATTGGCTGAGAAAATTGAGGCTGATTTTGGTAGCTTTGAGAAATTTGTTGAAGAGTTTAAAAATGCAGGTGCAACTCAATTTGGTAGTGGCTGGGCTTGGTTAGTATTGGATAATGGTACTCTCAAAGTTACTAAAACTCTAAATGCGGAAAACCCTTTAACTAGTGGACAAGTTCCATTGCTAACGATGGATGTTTGGGAACACGCTTATTATCTAGATTATCAGAATAAACGTCCTGCTTACATTGACGATTTTCTTGGTAGTTTAGTTAACTGGGATTTTGTGGCTGAAAATTTGGCTGCTGCTTAA
- a CDS encoding cobyrinic acid a,c-diamide synthase — translation MGTIISTVNMKGGVGKTTLTVNLATCLAKNHKKRVLVLDLDSQISATLSLISPHEFAKLRKKRHTLSYLLENLINPNPYSKLEVKDIIVPNICDINGLELLPGDIELYDEYQVSQMLHQQALENNEQEFQRVWDNFERVLVKQILDPIIDQYDFVILDCAPGYNLLTRSGIAASNYYLLPARPEPLSLVGIQLLERRIAKLRENHKHTQPIDVNLLGIVFILSAGGLMGRYYKQVMKRVKDDFQPHQLFEQAIPMDVNVAKAVDLFTPVSLAMPNSAGSKAFVKLSEEFLAKALIKKQELVAVN, via the coding sequence ATGGGAACTATCATCAGCACCGTCAACATGAAAGGTGGAGTCGGTAAAACTACTCTGACTGTTAATTTAGCTACCTGTTTGGCTAAAAACCATAAAAAACGTGTACTAGTTTTAGATTTAGACTCACAAATTAGTGCTACCTTAAGTTTAATTTCACCCCATGAATTTGCTAAATTACGTAAAAAAAGACACACCTTAAGTTATCTACTTGAAAATCTAATTAACCCTAATCCTTATAGTAAATTAGAAGTTAAAGATATCATTGTTCCTAATATTTGCGATATTAATGGTTTGGAATTGTTGCCAGGAGATATTGAATTATATGATGAATATCAAGTCTCACAAATGCTTCACCAACAAGCATTAGAAAATAACGAACAAGAATTTCAAAGGGTTTGGGATAATTTTGAGCGGGTTTTAGTTAAACAGATTCTCGATCCTATAATTGATCAGTACGATTTTGTAATTTTAGACTGCGCCCCAGGGTACAATCTTTTAACTCGTAGTGGTATTGCTGCTAGTAATTATTATCTTCTCCCTGCTCGTCCTGAACCTTTATCGTTGGTGGGAATTCAACTTTTAGAAAGAAGAATTGCTAAATTAAGAGAAAATCATAAGCATACTCAGCCTATAGATGTAAATCTTTTAGGAATTGTCTTTATTCTTTCTGCGGGTGGATTAATGGGTAGGTATTATAAACAGGTAATGAAAAGAGTTAAGGATGATTTTCAGCCACACCAATTGTTTGAGCAAGCAATTCCAATGGATGTTAATGTCGCTAAAGCAGTTGATTTATTTACCCCTGTATCCCTCGCTATGCCTAATTCTGCTGGATCGAAGGCATTTGTCAAGTTGAGCGAAGAATTTTTGGCAAAGGCTTTAATTAAAAAACAAGAGCTAGTCGCTGTAAATTAA